In Candidatus Eisenbacteria bacterium, a single window of DNA contains:
- a CDS encoding O-antigen ligase family protein, with protein sequence MNRLARPAPFRQRVRRLFFPPGPPQRFQELIISRGVVILAAAVVGLILGIQWFQVNPRIVKTLIGLIVFFVFVRFPVYMGVGAFLLLYPYPTAIALGNTNFVFAILFTMVWIVKVGLGLEPRPQGSLVGKPIFFLLVAHALSLIVLPEWMDFKETFAFQQFLLAAVLMYTVMTNTVTTPKRLHYIFHMLTIGSIIVNVQSVLQFIAPTLRIIPEWYYSSPALGAAVEFGGRVGGVFRSHPLLADSAAMMILLQLFMASRCAGKPWQRLYHFGVIGLAIITLFITVNRGGMVILVLGLAIIGWHLRRELKFSRIAIAASALVLVFIIAEAVTSGRYEQEVTMFSRLAGTRFESLMPENRAVVWIAYWAWILESPFIGHGPRIDTTVLGFWPHNAYLFYAYTVGFLGMSIFLFIILKSIIKTRPRGRVSWTRGSYVKGALLLVHVMLIQFAVGQLRTDHQRGNVFIYLTYSLLAQASIVYRLSEKEDKRRRSLTRNRQV encoded by the coding sequence ATGAACCGGCTCGCACGCCCGGCTCCATTCCGACAGCGCGTGAGGAGGTTATTCTTTCCACCCGGCCCGCCCCAGCGGTTTCAAGAGCTTATTATTTCGCGCGGCGTGGTCATTCTCGCGGCCGCGGTCGTCGGGTTGATTCTCGGTATCCAATGGTTTCAAGTTAATCCCCGTATTGTCAAAACACTTATCGGATTAATAGTCTTCTTTGTTTTTGTACGTTTCCCCGTCTATATGGGTGTCGGCGCTTTCCTATTGCTATATCCATATCCTACCGCTATCGCGTTGGGAAATACGAACTTTGTATTTGCTATTCTCTTTACCATGGTTTGGATTGTAAAAGTTGGTTTGGGATTGGAGCCGCGACCGCAGGGATCCCTTGTCGGCAAACCCATCTTTTTTCTTTTGGTGGCGCATGCCCTGTCGCTGATCGTGCTGCCTGAGTGGATGGATTTCAAAGAGACCTTTGCGTTTCAACAATTCCTGCTGGCCGCCGTGCTGATGTACACGGTGATGACGAATACCGTTACGACGCCGAAGCGTCTTCACTATATATTTCACATGCTTACTATCGGATCGATTATTGTTAATGTGCAATCGGTTCTTCAGTTTATTGCGCCGACCCTCCGGATTATCCCCGAATGGTATTATTCCTCCCCGGCTTTGGGCGCGGCGGTGGAGTTCGGAGGGCGTGTCGGTGGTGTTTTTCGTTCGCATCCTCTTCTGGCGGACTCGGCGGCGATGATGATCCTGCTGCAGCTCTTTATGGCCAGCCGCTGCGCCGGCAAACCATGGCAGCGTCTGTACCATTTTGGCGTCATCGGCCTGGCCATCATCACCCTTTTCATCACGGTGAACCGCGGAGGAATGGTCATTCTTGTGCTGGGATTGGCTATCATCGGATGGCACCTGCGCCGGGAACTGAAGTTCTCGCGGATCGCCATTGCCGCATCGGCGCTGGTGCTTGTCTTTATCATTGCGGAAGCGGTGACCAGCGGCCGGTATGAGCAGGAAGTCACCATGTTTTCCCGTCTTGCCGGCACCCGCTTTGAGTCGTTAATGCCTGAAAACAGAGCCGTCGTCTGGATCGCCTACTGGGCCTGGATTCTCGAATCTCCGTTTATCGGACATGGGCCCCGGATCGATACCACCGTCCTTGGATTCTGGCCTCACAACGCCTATCTCTTTTATGCCTACACGGTCGGTTTCCTGGGAATGTCCATATTTCTTTTTATCATTCTGAAGAGCATTATAAAAACTCGACCCCGGGGCAGGGTCTCATGGACCAGGGGGTCATATGTCAAAGGAGCTTTACTCCTGGTTCATGTGATGCTTATCCAATTTGCCGTCGGTCAGCTCCGAACCGACCACCAGCGAGGAAATGTTTTTATCTACTTGACCTACAGTCTGTTAGCGCAGGCCTCGATTGTCTATCGTCTTTCTGAAAAGGAAGACAAGCGTCGGCGCTCATTGACACGTAACCGCCAGGTATGA
- a CDS encoding AAA family ATPase: MAVYETFYGLTENPFNITPDPRFLFLTPSHRAALNYLEYGVEERKGFLVVTGEVGVGKTLLIRTLLQRVDSRTETALVMNARLTFKELMILAVRDWNLPVQGQTKLDLLIALQEYLVDVKNHGGNVLLIIDEAQNLSAESLEEFRLLSNMETSTQKLLQIVLAGQPELKVILNQHGLRQLRQRIPGICDIKSLDPDDVGDYVRHRQSVAGLCAPNDWIFDEAAIDEIYRNTEGIPRSINQLCDRALLLGYQRNMKVLGSREIIDAMDALKSGDVHWTPARRGGKGFIE, encoded by the coding sequence GTGGCCGTCTATGAAACATTCTACGGGTTGACGGAAAACCCATTTAACATTACTCCAGATCCCCGCTTTCTGTTTTTGACTCCTTCGCACCGCGCCGCGTTGAACTACCTTGAGTACGGTGTTGAGGAGCGCAAGGGATTTCTTGTTGTTACGGGAGAGGTCGGTGTGGGCAAAACCCTGCTGATCAGGACACTGCTTCAACGGGTTGATTCCCGAACCGAAACCGCCTTGGTTATGAATGCCCGCTTAACATTTAAGGAGCTCATGATCCTCGCTGTCCGTGATTGGAATCTCCCTGTGCAGGGACAGACAAAATTGGATTTATTGATCGCCCTTCAAGAATATCTCGTCGATGTGAAAAATCACGGCGGGAATGTTCTGTTGATCATTGATGAGGCGCAAAACCTATCGGCCGAGTCTTTGGAGGAATTCCGGCTGCTCAGCAATATGGAAACGAGCACGCAGAAACTGCTGCAGATTGTTCTGGCAGGGCAGCCTGAATTGAAAGTGATCTTGAACCAGCACGGCCTTCGGCAGCTGCGTCAAAGAATCCCGGGAATCTGTGATATTAAAAGTCTCGACCCGGATGATGTCGGTGATTATGTGAGGCATCGGCAGAGTGTCGCGGGTCTATGTGCGCCCAATGATTGGATTTTTGACGAAGCTGCCATCGACGAGATCTATCGCAACACCGAGGGTATCCCGCGATCGATCAATCAATTATGCGATCGTGCCCTCCTCTTGGGATATCAACGGAACATGAAGGTTTTGGGATCCCGGGAAATTATCGACGCGATGGATGCCTTGAAGTCCGGGGATGTTCATTGGACTCCCGCGCGGCGGGGCGGCAAAGGGTTCATCGAATGA
- a CDS encoding glycosyltransferase family 39 protein, with protein sequence MALGLRVAGLGRQSLWIDEAYSVKYAHLGGSLTWDDYLDNLHGPLHTILLHNWCTIAGDGEAALRWPSVMASVLTLPFFWRLTRRLIGARGAWAATAAIAVSPFSIWYAQEVRNYSLFLLMACVALLAWFRSLDGPGHIGRWILHVLLLFGAFLSNLASLFIIPVQLIWLIGRRRSHWVSTLSAWAAVMLLLLPWEIRFYNYRVVPSGLLDKTKTVELAPAREETWASSWSIPFTYYAFAGGYTLGPPLEELHEDRIGALKHHMPLLIAAALLFAGLIGWGVVGRREPNRKQRLRLLAWLLIPPLGVWLISLLNLKAMNPRYALVAYPAFLVLLAAGWISMKRRGVRIAAAIAVLAIWGLCWGRVQWDEAYAKEDYRSISGWMREQLDAEVLWITIGVDDPLRIYYLRDCFNGMDLKVGTYRRLTSYPPSHWERFWNETEELASEHRRILLFESRTWHLDPDGRGPGLLRKYCSNPETINRHGIRVLKCERGENTDD encoded by the coding sequence ATGGCTCTGGGTCTCCGGGTGGCGGGTCTTGGAAGACAATCCCTATGGATCGATGAAGCCTACTCTGTGAAGTATGCGCATCTGGGTGGATCGCTGACCTGGGATGACTATTTGGATAACCTGCATGGGCCCCTGCATACCATACTCTTGCACAATTGGTGCACTATCGCCGGGGATGGAGAGGCCGCGTTGAGGTGGCCGAGTGTCATGGCCTCAGTTCTAACACTGCCGTTCTTCTGGCGCCTGACACGCCGCCTCATAGGAGCTAGGGGGGCCTGGGCCGCAACGGCGGCCATAGCGGTTTCTCCCTTTTCCATCTGGTATGCGCAGGAAGTGCGCAATTACAGCCTCTTTCTTCTGATGGCCTGTGTTGCCTTGTTGGCATGGTTTCGATCTCTGGATGGGCCGGGGCATATCGGGCGGTGGATTCTGCATGTCCTCCTTCTCTTCGGTGCCTTTCTTTCCAATCTAGCCAGTCTCTTTATTATCCCGGTGCAACTCATTTGGTTGATTGGACGCCGCCGTTCACACTGGGTGAGCACGCTCTCAGCTTGGGCCGCCGTGATGCTGCTACTGCTTCCTTGGGAGATTCGTTTCTATAATTACCGGGTTGTCCCCTCCGGCTTGTTGGACAAAACAAAGACGGTCGAGTTGGCCCCGGCGCGGGAAGAAACATGGGCGAGTTCCTGGAGTATCCCTTTTACCTATTATGCTTTTGCCGGCGGTTATACATTAGGCCCTCCGCTTGAAGAACTGCATGAAGACCGGATCGGCGCCCTCAAGCATCATATGCCGCTGTTGATAGCGGCCGCCCTTCTTTTTGCGGGCCTTATCGGATGGGGGGTTGTCGGCCGCCGTGAACCGAATCGCAAGCAGCGACTTCGCCTCTTAGCCTGGTTGCTCATACCTCCGCTGGGTGTTTGGCTTATTTCTCTTCTCAATCTGAAAGCGATGAATCCTCGCTACGCTCTGGTCGCCTATCCGGCATTTCTTGTTCTTCTCGCCGCCGGTTGGATAAGCATGAAGCGAAGAGGTGTGCGGATCGCTGCCGCGATCGCAGTGCTGGCGATCTGGGGATTGTGCTGGGGACGAGTTCAGTGGGATGAAGCCTATGCGAAAGAGGATTACCGTTCCATTTCCGGTTGGATGAGGGAACAGCTTGATGCGGAAGTATTATGGATCACCATTGGTGTCGATGACCCGCTGCGGATCTATTACCTTCGTGATTGTTTTAACGGGATGGATTTGAAGGTTGGAACATACCGCCGCCTGACATCGTATCCGCCTTCACATTGGGAACGGTTTTGGAATGAGACGGAAGAACTCGCTTCGGAACATCGAAGAATTCTACTCTTTGAATCGCGGACATGGCACCTTGATCCCGATGGCCGGGGTCCCGGATTGCTAAGAAAATATTGTTCAAATCCGGAGACCATCAACCGCCACGGCATCCGTGTCTTGAAATGTGAAAGAGGGGAGAACACCGATGACTAG
- a CDS encoding glycosyltransferase family 4 protein — translation MTRGRVVLFSNAPYFGGAEGYLVYLAQGLKPLGWDPIGLVPEGSCGAVLAGRFEKAGFPVEKFNHRHWTSPAGACDILKKLKQIDGEILHLNLPSPYEALRNTVAFWGRLAGYRRVVATEHLPMSLRARRRALLKILLAPAIDAFIIMTRSGAEDLHRIHGIGQDKIVRIPYGIDPAPEVAPAGRRDLLEGLKLPPETRLVGHVGRLTARKGHRILLEALAQEKEMLRDRRTAVLFIGEGEEEENLRRCSETLVLNEFVHFMGHRENARNLIGLLDLLVLPSFVETQPFVILEAMAAGIPVLSTMVYGIPDMVVHEVTGLLVEPGAIGPLGAALKRLLLEDETRIKMGRSGLERFNELFRMDRMAEKTERVYAAQNGVGL, via the coding sequence ATGACTAGAGGCCGGGTCGTTCTCTTCTCCAATGCCCCCTATTTTGGCGGGGCCGAAGGGTATTTGGTCTATCTGGCGCAGGGTTTAAAACCTCTTGGGTGGGACCCGATCGGTCTGGTTCCCGAGGGATCGTGTGGAGCGGTGCTTGCGGGCCGCTTTGAAAAGGCCGGCTTTCCCGTCGAAAAATTCAATCACCGGCACTGGACATCTCCGGCCGGCGCCTGCGACATCCTCAAAAAGTTAAAGCAGATCGATGGCGAGATATTGCATCTTAATCTTCCCTCGCCCTATGAGGCGCTGCGGAATACCGTCGCCTTTTGGGGGCGGCTGGCGGGTTATCGACGCGTTGTCGCAACAGAACACCTTCCGATGTCTTTGCGGGCCCGGAGGCGGGCCTTGCTCAAAATCCTGCTGGCTCCAGCCATTGATGCCTTTATTATTATGACGCGATCGGGCGCGGAAGATTTGCATCGGATTCATGGTATCGGTCAGGATAAAATTGTACGCATTCCATATGGGATTGATCCGGCGCCGGAGGTTGCTCCGGCCGGCCGCCGCGACCTGCTTGAAGGATTGAAACTTCCACCGGAAACGCGCCTTGTCGGCCATGTCGGCCGTCTTACCGCGCGGAAGGGGCACCGCATTCTGCTGGAGGCGCTGGCACAAGAGAAAGAGATGCTTCGGGATCGCCGGACCGCTGTTCTATTCATCGGTGAGGGAGAAGAAGAAGAAAATCTGCGGCGATGCTCCGAGACACTCGTGCTGAATGAGTTTGTACATTTTATGGGCCATCGCGAGAATGCCCGGAATCTTATCGGTTTGCTGGATCTTCTCGTGCTACCCTCCTTTGTTGAAACACAGCCCTTTGTCATCCTCGAGGCCATGGCCGCCGGAATTCCGGTTCTCTCGACGATGGTCTATGGGATTCCCGATATGGTTGTCCACGAGGTCACGGGGCTTCTGGTCGAGCCGGGAGCGATCGGCCCGCTCGGGGCCGCGCTCAAGCGCCTTCTCCTCGAGGATGAGACCCGAATCAAGATGGGGCGATCCGGTTTGGAACGATTCAATGAGCTTTTTCGGATGGATAGGATGGCGGAGAAGACGGAGAGGGTCTATGCCGCCCAAAATGGGGTTGGGCTTTGA
- a CDS encoding sugar transferase — MAFGKRLFDLVITIPAIIILLPLFLVLAILIRVDTPGPVIYTSRRVGEGGRIFNFFKFRSMVVGAEGYRDRLQELNEVDGPVFKIANDPRTTRFGRFLRRTSLDELPQMFNVLLGDMTLVGPRPPIPDEVVQYLPWQRARLSVRPGITCLWQISGRSQLGFDEWMRLDLKYVEGISLGLDIKILLQTIPAVLSREGAY, encoded by the coding sequence ATGGCATTCGGCAAACGCCTCTTTGATCTCGTCATTACTATACCCGCCATTATCATCCTCCTTCCCCTCTTTCTTGTTCTCGCCATTCTCATCCGGGTCGATACGCCGGGCCCTGTGATCTACACAAGCCGCAGGGTTGGAGAGGGAGGAAGGATCTTCAACTTCTTCAAGTTTCGCTCAATGGTTGTCGGCGCGGAAGGTTATCGAGATCGACTTCAAGAGCTCAATGAGGTGGATGGCCCCGTTTTCAAGATCGCCAATGATCCCCGCACGACCCGTTTCGGCCGCTTTCTCAGGCGCACCAGCTTAGATGAGCTGCCCCAGATGTTCAATGTCCTGCTGGGCGATATGACCCTCGTAGGCCCGCGTCCACCTATTCCGGATGAAGTTGTTCAGTATTTGCCCTGGCAGCGGGCCCGGCTCAGTGTCAGGCCGGGTATAACCTGTCTCTGGCAAATCAGTGGAAGGAGCCAATTGGGTTTTGATGAGTGGATGCGTCTGGATCTGAAGTATGTAGAAGGGATCAGCCTCGGGTTGGATATAAAGATCCTTCTCCAAACCATACCAGCCGTTCTCTCGAGAGAAGGCGCCTACTGA
- a CDS encoding DUF3108 domain-containing protein produces MILRGPDNSFLSGLFIRGFLLALLIMLMAQPSATSEIDPLESSIDSPETFLPESEIGNIRIRSFEDRYLRQVREETPLRETALVSGEKLVFSVRFGPLRAGEATLEFSEALDQRNRPVYRIQSRAQSNSFVSSFYRVDDHIESLIDRDYLTPVHFEKHLREGKYESDRVVKMDQDNHFAIYEGGEIYEMPPRAHDVLSAFYYVRAMKMAVGDTLRLSSHSDKKNYPIDVIVHRKEKVKVPAGEFNCFVIEPKVSSSALFNSKGKLWIWITDDERRIPVLMKSEIPVGSIDAVLTRLEGRPDRN; encoded by the coding sequence ATGATCCTTCGCGGCCCGGATAATTCTTTTCTCTCCGGTTTGTTCATCCGGGGATTTCTCCTGGCCCTTCTTATCATGCTGATGGCCCAACCCAGCGCCACCTCCGAAATCGATCCGCTGGAGAGCTCAATCGACTCTCCGGAAACATTTCTACCCGAATCCGAGATCGGGAACATCCGCATCCGTTCATTTGAAGATCGATATCTCAGGCAGGTACGTGAAGAAACGCCCCTGCGGGAGACCGCCCTCGTGTCGGGTGAAAAGCTGGTTTTCTCCGTGCGATTTGGTCCCTTGCGTGCGGGAGAAGCGACACTGGAATTCTCTGAAGCGCTCGATCAACGCAACCGGCCTGTTTATCGGATTCAAAGCCGCGCCCAATCGAATTCCTTTGTCAGTTCCTTTTACCGCGTCGATGACCATATTGAATCCCTCATCGATAGGGACTATCTCACTCCGGTTCATTTCGAGAAGCACCTCAGGGAGGGAAAATACGAATCGGACCGGGTTGTCAAAATGGATCAGGACAACCATTTCGCGATCTATGAAGGGGGCGAAATCTATGAAATGCCCCCGCGCGCGCATGATGTTCTCAGCGCTTTCTACTATGTCCGGGCTATGAAAATGGCCGTCGGCGATACCCTTCGACTCAGCAGCCATTCCGATAAGAAAAATTATCCAATTGATGTTATTGTCCATCGCAAAGAGAAAGTGAAAGTGCCCGCAGGTGAATTTAATTGTTTTGTTATCGAACCAAAGGTCTCATCCTCAGCTTTGTTCAACAGTAAGGGGAAATTGTGGATCTGGATCACTGACGATGAACGCCGGATCCCGGTCCTGATGAAGAGTGAGATCCCCGTCGGATCGATCGATGCCGTTCTGACCCGGCTCGAAGGGAGACCGGATCGCAATTAA
- a CDS encoding CpsD/CapB family tyrosine-protein kinase — translation MDKVPDFRLLHEMEQLQAALGVAMAPESRRVLAFLGAVVGEGVTTLALHYSLYLARSADHNVLLVDSDLAHSSYSLSDGVGKNPGLADILRGEVEPGNAVLGTEEPKLHFLCSGNDIAGHTDLLNSPRFGMLMADLGRRYHTVVLDGPPVLAHPESTIIGAAVDGVIFVIQHRRTRREVIQKAIHTLRGAKCQLLGTVLNRRVHDIPNFIYQRI, via the coding sequence ATGGACAAGGTTCCGGATTTTCGCCTGCTGCATGAAATGGAGCAGCTTCAGGCGGCCCTTGGTGTCGCGATGGCGCCAGAAAGCAGGCGCGTTCTCGCCTTTCTGGGCGCTGTTGTCGGTGAAGGTGTTACGACCCTGGCTCTTCACTACTCGCTCTATCTGGCCCGATCGGCCGATCACAATGTTCTGCTGGTCGACTCCGATCTCGCTCACTCCAGCTATAGTCTGAGCGACGGCGTAGGCAAAAACCCGGGTCTTGCAGATATACTTCGTGGGGAGGTGGAACCCGGCAACGCCGTTTTGGGAACAGAAGAACCGAAGCTGCACTTTCTTTGTTCAGGCAATGATATTGCAGGGCATACCGATCTTTTGAATTCACCTCGTTTTGGAATGCTGATGGCGGATCTTGGACGACGTTATCATACCGTTGTTCTCGACGGTCCACCGGTGCTCGCCCATCCTGAATCGACGATCATTGGAGCAGCCGTAGATGGAGTCATTTTTGTCATCCAGCACCGGCGCACACGGAGAGAAGTTATACAAAAGGCGATCCATACCTTGAGGGGGGCGAAGTGCCAGCTCCTTGGCACGGTTCTCAACAGAAGAGTGCACGATATCCCCAACTTCATCTATCAGAGGATTTAA
- a CDS encoding polysaccharide export protein, whose amino-acid sequence MPWHDLFGSGRFPSAQWMLGLLVILIPILTSCGGGTDIPPPGLNVQIPDEGSGAPPSYFSDYVLQADDEITVRVLANPEMNATVPIRPDGTVSIPGAGVINAGGMTPSQLADVIETRLGQLIRQPQVDVLVTELRPRGIYVMGEVEAPGERVYRPGMSVLQALGAAGGALRSGKLSSVLLMRRVGPEDVEVRRVDIEAIFERTEGAVDPLLAPNDIVFVPKTWISRWGQFVDEYIRPTIQPFALYVQAWWAMNLTSDSVNVTF is encoded by the coding sequence ATGCCGTGGCATGACCTGTTTGGCTCAGGGCGCTTTCCGTCGGCGCAATGGATGTTGGGTCTTCTCGTCATCCTGATCCCAATTTTAACAAGTTGTGGTGGCGGAACAGACATCCCGCCGCCGGGGTTGAATGTTCAGATTCCGGATGAGGGATCTGGTGCACCGCCTTCATATTTCAGTGACTATGTTCTTCAGGCGGATGATGAGATCACTGTCAGAGTCCTGGCCAACCCTGAAATGAATGCAACGGTACCGATCCGTCCTGATGGAACGGTATCGATTCCCGGCGCTGGAGTGATCAATGCGGGGGGTATGACCCCGTCCCAATTGGCCGATGTCATTGAGACCCGTCTTGGACAGCTCATCCGCCAACCGCAGGTGGATGTTCTCGTAACGGAGTTACGACCGCGGGGGATCTATGTGATGGGTGAAGTTGAGGCGCCGGGAGAGAGGGTTTATCGGCCGGGGATGTCCGTTCTGCAGGCCTTGGGCGCCGCAGGCGGCGCCTTGAGAAGCGGCAAGCTTTCGAGTGTTCTGCTGATGCGCCGGGTGGGTCCTGAAGATGTCGAAGTCCGGCGGGTTGATATCGAAGCCATCTTCGAACGCACGGAAGGGGCCGTCGATCCACTGTTGGCGCCGAACGATATCGTGTTTGTCCCAAAGACCTGGATCTCCCGCTGGGGGCAATTCGTCGACGAGTATATAAGACCGACGATTCAACCATTTGCGCTCTATGTTCAAGCCTGGTGGGCTATGAATCTAACGAGCGACAGCGTCAACGTGACATTCTAA
- a CDS encoding flippase-like domain-containing protein, with product MKRKLLFGSILSLLFLYLAFRKSDFAQIIEHIRNTRMIYLLPGVILTLLSYFVRAVRWRYLLASVKTISLSPLFKSTMIGFMANNLLPARLGELVRAHTIGTWEGISRSSALATIAMERVFDLYTMLVLFGVISIFLPLTPAVQKLGMIGLLFGLLVLGLFILLLRAGPKTIQLFGRYIPSRFRERGIGLLCAFQEGLGVLKKGRQLLWASMLSVLMWGFIVGVIYLCFTATEIEVDGKPLPVSAAVVVLVVMAIGLMVPSGPGFIGSLQLAAKLGLRVFGVEDNMALSFAIVYHATQWVPVTLVGLIFLIHANLSLKEISRTSTGDKGRDPTGAGL from the coding sequence ATGAAACGGAAACTCCTCTTCGGATCTATATTAAGCCTTCTCTTTCTATATTTGGCCTTCCGCAAATCGGACTTTGCCCAGATCATTGAGCATATCCGAAACACGCGCATGATCTATCTCCTCCCGGGAGTCATCCTGACACTTCTCAGTTATTTTGTTCGAGCCGTCAGGTGGCGTTATCTCCTGGCTTCGGTGAAAACCATTTCATTAAGTCCTCTCTTTAAATCCACCATGATCGGTTTCATGGCCAACAACCTCCTTCCGGCGCGACTGGGGGAGCTGGTGAGGGCGCATACCATCGGGACATGGGAGGGCATCTCCCGATCTTCGGCCCTGGCGACCATCGCCATGGAACGTGTCTTTGATCTCTATACCATGTTGGTGCTTTTCGGCGTGATATCGATCTTTCTCCCATTGACGCCGGCGGTCCAGAAATTGGGCATGATCGGCCTGCTCTTCGGCCTCCTTGTTCTGGGTCTCTTTATCCTGCTGCTGCGCGCCGGTCCCAAGACGATCCAGCTTTTTGGCCGGTATATCCCCTCCCGATTCAGGGAACGCGGAATCGGTCTTCTCTGTGCTTTTCAGGAGGGTCTAGGAGTCCTCAAAAAGGGACGACAATTACTATGGGCCTCCATGTTATCGGTGCTGATGTGGGGGTTCATCGTCGGTGTCATCTATCTTTGTTTCACGGCAACCGAGATAGAGGTTGATGGGAAACCCTTGCCGGTATCAGCGGCGGTGGTCGTCCTGGTTGTCATGGCGATCGGACTAATGGTGCCCTCGGGCCCTGGATTTATCGGATCTCTTCAGCTAGCAGCGAAACTCGGTCTCAGGGTTTTTGGAGTGGAGGACAATATGGCGCTATCCTTCGCCATCGTCTATCACGCCACTCAATGGGTTCCGGTCACTTTGGTCGGGCTGATATTTCTCATCCATGCGAATCTCTCGCTCAAAGAGATCAGCCGGACATCGACCGGTGATAAGGGTCGCGATCCGACGGGGGCCGGGTTATGA
- a CDS encoding alkaline phosphatase family protein — protein sequence MKVKQYERGASVKGERLVLIILIDALGYRIVKETKFLDGFVKPANPIRTIFGYSSAAIPSLLTGALPEAHGHFSMYLRDPENSPLKKDRWIIRLFGEWMKRPWFLKKRLTPRLIRRGITGYFSLYEIPSELLSEWDLCQKRSLFKPGGIPGFPTVIDELAERRTPHRIWDWSVPEERALPELRREVSQGKLPFLFFYTPGLDSIMHMYGTRTEVVQKALRNWDTTIRELVAEGEKHYREVRLFVFGDHGMADVADAHDLWARLPVIGPPKKRGTLYFLDSTMARFWFDSDAERRRTVEILSEEGFGRCLSIEEEKSLGVHFPDGRYGELTYLADAGQLIVPSFMGWEKIAGMHGYHPDDVDSDTTLLTNTNVDHPADIRGFSDLLKREALAFSRG from the coding sequence TTGAAGGTTAAACAATATGAGCGAGGAGCGAGTGTGAAGGGAGAACGACTGGTTCTGATTATCCTGATCGACGCATTGGGATATCGGATCGTTAAAGAAACAAAGTTCCTCGATGGATTTGTGAAACCTGCGAATCCCATCCGGACCATTTTCGGCTATTCAAGCGCGGCGATCCCCAGCCTGTTGACCGGCGCCCTCCCGGAAGCCCACGGCCACTTTTCCATGTATCTCCGTGACCCGGAAAACTCCCCGTTGAAAAAAGACCGGTGGATAATCCGCCTTTTCGGCGAATGGATGAAGAGACCCTGGTTCCTCAAAAAAAGACTGACGCCGCGCCTGATCCGTCGGGGGATTACCGGTTATTTCAGTCTCTACGAAATTCCCTCCGAACTTCTGTCGGAATGGGATCTCTGCCAGAAGCGTTCGCTGTTCAAGCCGGGCGGCATTCCCGGATTTCCAACCGTCATTGATGAATTGGCCGAACGCCGCACGCCACACAGGATTTGGGATTGGAGCGTGCCTGAAGAGCGGGCATTGCCGGAGCTGCGCCGCGAGGTTTCCCAGGGAAAACTGCCATTCCTCTTTTTCTATACGCCGGGATTGGACAGTATTATGCACATGTATGGGACGCGGACTGAAGTTGTACAAAAAGCGCTTCGGAATTGGGATACAACGATTCGTGAACTCGTTGCGGAGGGGGAGAAGCATTACCGCGAAGTTCGTCTCTTTGTGTTCGGCGATCACGGGATGGCGGATGTAGCTGACGCCCATGATTTGTGGGCTCGATTGCCGGTGATCGGGCCGCCAAAGAAACGGGGGACGCTCTACTTCCTCGATTCCACCATGGCTCGGTTTTGGTTTGACTCTGATGCCGAGAGACGGCGGACGGTGGAAATCCTTTCAGAAGAAGGGTTCGGGCGCTGCCTATCCATCGAGGAGGAAAAGTCTCTGGGGGTTCATTTTCCCGACGGCCGGTATGGGGAGTTGACCTATTTGGCCGATGCGGGGCAACTCATCGTGCCCAGTTTCATGGGCTGGGAGAAGATCGCGGGAATGCACGGGTATCATCCGGATGATGTCGATTCGGATACGACCCTGCTGACGAATACAAATGTGGACCATCCGGCGGATATTCGGGGATTTTCCGACCTGTTGAAGAGAGAGGCGCTGGCCTTCTCAAGGGGATAG